The nucleotide sequence CGCGCCCCCGCCGAGATCAAGTACGCCGAGGAGCTGGACTGGCTGGAGTCGGTCGACGACGGTCCCAAGCCGTTCTCGTGGCGGCTGTCGCCGAAGATGGTCCGGCTGTTCGTCCTCGGGTCGGAGCGCGCCGACGGCCTCGACCGGGAGATCTCCCAGAAGTGGTTCGGCGACCGCAGCTTCGTGGAGCGTGCCATCGTCACCCTCGCCTCCGACCGGGGCCTGCTCCTGATCGGCGACCCCGGCACCGGCAAGAGCTGGCTGGCCGAGCTGCTGTCCGCGGCGATCTGCCGCAACTCCACGCTCGTCGTGCAGGGCACGGCCGGCACCACCGAGGACCACATCAAGTACTCCTGGAACGTCTCCATGGTGATCGCCAAGGGACAGTCCCGCGAGTCGATGATCCCCTCACCGATCATGAACGCGATGGAGACCGGCGCGATCGGCCGTTTCGAGGAACTGACCCGTTCCACCAGCGACGTCCAGGACGCGCTGATCTCGATCCTGTCGGAGAAGTACATCTCCGTCCCCGAGCTGGACAGCGACAACATCGTCTTCGCCAAGCCCGGCTTCTCCGTCATCGCCACCGCCAACAGCCGCGACCGCGGGGTCAACGACCTGTCCTCCGCGCTCAAGCGCCGCTTCAACTTCGTCCGCATCCCGGTGGTGACCAACAAGAAGAGCGAGGCGGAGATCGTCCGCTTCCGCACCGAGGAGCTGCTGCGCCGCCACCAGATCGAACTGGAGGTGCCGCCGACCCTGCTGGACGTGCTGCTGCAGAGCTTCGCCGACCTGCGCGCCTCCGCCGCCGCGGCGGGCAGCGACGACGAGAAACTGGAGTCGGCGCTGTCCACGGCCGAGCAGATCGGCGTCCTGGAGGACGCGATCCTGCACAGCAACTTCTTCGGCGAGCGCGCCCTGACCGCCCGCACCCTGGCCTCCTCGCTGGTCGGCTCGCTGGCCCGGCGCGAGCCCGAGGACCTCGCCATCTTCAACAAGTACCTGCACGGTGTGGTCGAGCCGCGCAGCAAGGAGGAGGGCGGCTCCTGGCCGGAGTTCCTCGACGGCGGCCGCGACGCGATCGCGACCCTGTCGTGAGCGGGCCAGACGTGAGTGGGCCAGACGTGAGCGGGCCAGACGTGAGTGGGCCAGACGTGAGCGGGCCAGACGTGAGTGGGCCAGACGTGAGCGGGCCAGACGTGAGTGGGCCAGACGTGAGCGGCCCTGTCATGAGTGGGCCTGTCGCGAGCGGCCCGCAGGAGGGCACGTTCACCGCGCTGCGCGGCCAGCTCCAGCAGGCCGCAGCGGAGTTCGCCGGCGGGCCCGACGCGCTGGAGGGCATCCTCCTCGGCATCGTCGACGACGTCGACCGCGCCGTACGCGAGCCGCTGGAGATCTTCC is from Streptomyces cadmiisoli and encodes:
- a CDS encoding ATP-binding protein, producing MSELLRAPAEIKYAEELDWLESVDDGPKPFSWRLSPKMVRLFVLGSERADGLDREISQKWFGDRSFVERAIVTLASDRGLLLIGDPGTGKSWLAELLSAAICRNSTLVVQGTAGTTEDHIKYSWNVSMVIAKGQSRESMIPSPIMNAMETGAIGRFEELTRSTSDVQDALISILSEKYISVPELDSDNIVFAKPGFSVIATANSRDRGVNDLSSALKRRFNFVRIPVVTNKKSEAEIVRFRTEELLRRHQIELEVPPTLLDVLLQSFADLRASAAAAGSDDEKLESALSTAEQIGVLEDAILHSNFFGERALTARTLASSLVGSLARREPEDLAIFNKYLHGVVEPRSKEEGGSWPEFLDGGRDAIATLS